The following proteins come from a genomic window of Fontisubflavum oceani:
- the ruvA gene encoding Holliday junction branch migration protein RuvA, which translates to MIGKLTGRVDYRAADHVLLDVNGVGYTVHCSERTLAALPHAGEMAALYTELLVREDLLQLFGFLTLYEREWHRLLISVQGIGAKASMAILGTLGAEGIARAIAIGDWGAVKAAPGVGPKIAQRVVNELKDKAPATMALGGTVHEALGDATVQVIETTAPATPRPVSSASAQAEALSALQNLGYAPSEAASAVATAAGEAPEAETSALIRAALRLLAPKE; encoded by the coding sequence ATGATCGGCAAACTCACCGGGCGCGTCGATTATCGGGCGGCGGATCATGTTCTTTTGGACGTGAATGGCGTTGGCTACACCGTGCATTGTTCCGAGCGCACCTTGGCCGCTTTGCCACACGCCGGGGAGATGGCCGCCCTCTATACCGAATTGCTGGTGCGAGAGGATTTGCTGCAACTCTTCGGTTTCCTCACACTTTATGAGCGCGAATGGCATCGACTTTTGATTTCGGTTCAAGGGATTGGGGCGAAGGCCTCGATGGCAATTCTGGGCACGCTTGGCGCGGAAGGCATCGCGCGGGCGATAGCGATTGGCGATTGGGGGGCGGTCAAGGCTGCGCCGGGCGTGGGGCCGAAAATCGCGCAGCGGGTGGTCAATGAACTAAAAGACAAAGCGCCCGCGACGATGGCGCTAGGTGGCACCGTGCATGAGGCGCTTGGCGATGCGACCGTGCAAGTGATCGAAACGACCGCGCCAGCGACACCTCGACCGGTCAGCAGCGCATCGGCGCAAGCCGAAGCCCTTTCCGCGCTGCAAAACCTCGGCTATGCCCCATCCGAAGCCGCAAGCGCCGTGGCGACCGCCGCCGGGGAGGCCCCTGAGGCGGAGACGTCTGCTTTGATCCGTGCCGCTCTGCGTCTCTTGGCACCGAAGGAGTGA
- the ruvC gene encoding crossover junction endodeoxyribonuclease RuvC, translated as MRIIGIDPGLRSLGWGVISVDGSRLSHVANGQCQSAGSDLAARLLSLHQQLTDILALHQPTHAAVEQTFVNRDGAGTLKLGQARGIAMLVPAQFGIAVAEYAPNAVKKTVVGVGHADKRQIDHMVRMQLPGCAPNGPDSADALAIAICHAFHAQTAGRLADAVKAAS; from the coding sequence ATACGGATAATTGGAATTGATCCGGGGCTTCGATCTCTGGGCTGGGGGGTCATCTCGGTCGATGGATCGCGACTCAGTCACGTGGCCAACGGGCAATGTCAGAGCGCGGGTAGCGACCTGGCGGCACGGTTGCTCTCTCTTCATCAGCAACTCACCGATATCCTTGCGCTCCATCAACCGACACATGCCGCCGTGGAACAGACCTTTGTGAACCGAGACGGGGCGGGGACGTTGAAACTGGGTCAGGCGCGGGGCATCGCCATGTTGGTGCCGGCGCAATTCGGGATCGCTGTGGCCGAATATGCGCCGAATGCCGTGAAGAAGACGGTTGTCGGTGTTGGCCATGCCGATAAGCGGCAGATCGATCATATGGTGCGGATGCAGCTTCCTGGCTGCGCACCGAATGGGCCAGATTCGGCCGACGCGCTGGCCATTGCGATTTGTCACGCATTTCATGCCCAGACCGCAGGCCGCTTGGCAGATGCCGTGAAGGCCGCATCATGA
- a CDS encoding DUF1127 domain-containing protein has protein sequence MAIITNRPLGAGFSAVTLIAGLVAKITSWNDARVTRASLSRLSDRELDDLGLVRGDIDDIASGTFRR, from the coding sequence ATGGCTATTATTACGAACCGCCCGCTTGGCGCTGGTTTCAGCGCTGTCACTCTCATCGCCGGACTCGTTGCCAAGATTACGAGCTGGAACGACGCCCGCGTGACTCGCGCGAGCCTGTCGCGGCTATCGGACCGCGAGTTGGACGATCTGGGCCTGGTGCGCGGCGACATCGACGATATCGCATCTGGCACCTTCCGCCGCTAA
- a CDS encoding 50S ribosomal protein L11 methyltransferase — protein sequence MPTYTALTTLPRKEAAEALGEALEGLEPNPTGVGVFEMEDGSGLWEVGGYFEAPPDGVALALLAAAHGAKDFAVSELPETDWVAEVRRELHPVTAGRFFVYGSHDDDKLPDDAVGLLIEAAMAFGTGHHGTTQGCLEALDALISEGFVAHNTVDIGCGTAVLALAAAKTWPETVLASDIDQVAVDVARANAAANGLTDRVICVEAAGFEHRELSEKAPFDLIFANILKGPLIDLAPAMAQHSAKGGRVILSGLLIAQADDVIAAYVEAGFSLVRRAELGDWATLTLGH from the coding sequence ATGCCGACATATACCGCGTTGACCACTTTGCCCCGCAAAGAGGCCGCCGAAGCTTTGGGCGAGGCGCTCGAGGGCCTGGAGCCAAATCCGACCGGCGTTGGGGTGTTTGAGATGGAAGACGGCTCCGGCCTTTGGGAAGTCGGCGGTTACTTCGAGGCACCGCCGGATGGCGTAGCGCTGGCGCTTCTGGCTGCTGCGCATGGCGCGAAAGACTTCGCCGTTTCGGAACTGCCCGAGACCGACTGGGTCGCCGAAGTGCGGCGTGAGTTGCATCCGGTTACCGCCGGACGCTTCTTCGTCTATGGCAGCCACGACGACGACAAGCTGCCTGACGATGCTGTCGGGCTGTTGATCGAGGCGGCGATGGCGTTTGGCACCGGGCATCACGGCACCACACAAGGTTGCTTGGAGGCCTTGGATGCGCTGATTTCGGAAGGGTTCGTGGCGCATAACACGGTTGATATTGGCTGCGGCACCGCCGTCTTGGCGCTCGCGGCGGCCAAGACCTGGCCAGAGACGGTATTGGCCAGTGATATCGACCAAGTGGCTGTTGATGTGGCGCGCGCCAATGCAGCCGCCAATGGGCTCACCGACCGCGTCATCTGCGTCGAAGCGGCGGGGTTTGAGCACCGTGAATTGTCTGAAAAAGCACCGTTTGATCTTATTTTCGCCAATATCCTCAAAGGGCCGTTAATCGACCTTGCTCCAGCGATGGCACAACACTCCGCCAAGGGGGGACGGGTGATCCTCTCGGGGCTCCTTATTGCACAGGCTGATGACGTCATCGCCGCCTATGTTGAGGCTGGTTTCTCGTTGGTCCGCCGGGCCGAGCTTGGCGACTGGGCCACGTTGACGTTAGGTCATTGA
- a CDS encoding MFS transporter, which produces MALGDTLNSMTIDQSRALPLWRRPVALLVVMAFAMPVAFATWSALLNNFVIEVAGFDGSDIGWLHTVREIPGFLAIGVIFLIIFIREQVLGLISLVLLGVATALTAQFPTLGGLLFITLLSSIGFHYYETVNQSLQLQWIDKKKAPQTLGWLLSVGSGATLLAYLLIVLTWRAYDLSYELVYWLAGGVTAAIGLLCLAIYPQFESPNPQTKKMILRRRYWLYYALQFMSGARRQIFVVFAGFMMVERYGYEVHQITALFMATLLINMIVAPLLGRAVSFFGERAALIFEYAGLSVVFVLYAGLYHFDWGPWMAATLYVVNHIFFSLALAIKTYFQKIAAPGDIAPTAAVAFTINHIAAVFLPAGLGYLWLSSPMSVFVLAAAMALVSLALSTLIPRHPEPGNETVFLRPAPTAAE; this is translated from the coding sequence ATGGCCCTCGGTGATACCCTCAACAGCATGACGATTGATCAATCGCGCGCGCTGCCCCTATGGCGGCGGCCTGTGGCATTGCTGGTGGTGATGGCTTTCGCCATGCCCGTGGCTTTTGCGACTTGGTCCGCACTTCTGAACAATTTCGTCATCGAAGTGGCCGGTTTTGACGGGTCCGATATCGGCTGGCTTCATACGGTTCGGGAAATTCCCGGGTTTCTCGCTATTGGCGTGATCTTCCTGATCATTTTCATTCGCGAGCAGGTTCTGGGCCTAATCTCGCTGGTTCTGCTTGGGGTGGCCACGGCGCTGACCGCACAATTCCCGACGCTTGGTGGGCTGCTCTTCATCACCCTGCTCAGTTCGATCGGCTTCCACTATTACGAGACCGTCAACCAGTCGCTCCAGCTGCAATGGATCGATAAGAAGAAAGCACCGCAAACGCTTGGCTGGCTGCTCTCGGTCGGCTCGGGCGCGACGCTTCTGGCCTATCTGCTGATCGTGCTGACCTGGCGGGCATATGACCTGAGCTATGAGTTGGTCTATTGGCTGGCGGGCGGTGTGACGGCGGCGATCGGTCTTCTCTGCCTCGCGATCTATCCGCAGTTCGAAAGCCCGAACCCACAGACCAAGAAGATGATCCTGCGCCGCCGCTATTGGCTCTATTACGCGCTGCAATTCATGTCTGGTGCGCGGCGGCAAATCTTCGTGGTCTTTGCCGGGTTCATGATGGTCGAGCGCTATGGCTATGAGGTGCACCAGATCACTGCGCTTTTTATGGCGACGCTCTTGATCAATATGATCGTGGCCCCGCTTCTGGGGCGAGCCGTATCGTTTTTTGGGGAGCGCGCGGCGCTGATCTTTGAATATGCCGGGCTGAGCGTGGTCTTCGTGCTCTATGCCGGGCTGTACCATTTTGACTGGGGGCCTTGGATGGCGGCCACGCTCTATGTGGTGAACCACATCTTCTTTTCGCTCGCACTGGCGATCAAAACCTATTTTCAGAAGATTGCCGCGCCGGGGGATATCGCCCCAACCGCGGCTGTGGCCTTCACGATCAACCATATCGCGGCGGTCTTCCTGCCTGCCGGGCTGGGATATCTCTGGCTCAGTTCGCCGATGTCGGTCTTTGTCTTGGCTGCGGCGATGGCCCTTGTGTCTTTGGCCCTCTCCACGTTAATCCCGCGGCATCCCGAGCCGGGGAATGAGACTGTCTTTCTCCGCCCGGCCCCCACTGCCGCAGAGTAA
- a CDS encoding class I SAM-dependent methyltransferase — protein sequence MSQTNASSHDDLTGRYDRAAGSWGDKMRTLGYYDAYLGFLSSRIPRPDARARVLDVGCGTGAFAEAWAAIHGPASEITLLDPSAPMLDRAEAALMRRDIVPDRAQVMLGNYQPPALFDHLLAAHIIEHCDDPAAALAEMRALVRPGGCLWLAASKPHWCNAIIWLQWRHRTFQPDEIAELLAASGWHLGAEYAFPAGPPSRTSRGYLARAI from the coding sequence ATGAGCCAGACAAACGCCTCTTCCCACGACGATCTGACCGGGCGGTATGACCGCGCCGCCGGATCCTGGGGCGATAAGATGCGCACGCTTGGCTATTACGACGCCTATCTTGGGTTCCTCTCCTCCCGCATCCCCCGACCGGATGCGCGGGCGCGGGTTTTGGATGTTGGCTGCGGCACAGGGGCTTTTGCGGAGGCCTGGGCCGCGATTCATGGGCCTGCATCCGAGATCACGCTGCTTGATCCTTCCGCACCAATGCTCGACCGCGCCGAGGCCGCGCTGATGCGCCGGGATATCGTGCCGGATCGGGCGCAGGTGATGCTTGGAAACTATCAGCCCCCTGCCCTGTTTGATCACCTCCTGGCGGCACACATCATCGAACACTGCGATGATCCCGCCGCTGCGTTGGCCGAAATGCGCGCGCTGGTGCGACCGGGTGGATGCCTCTGGCTGGCCGCCTCAAAACCGCATTGGTGCAATGCGATCATCTGGCTTCAATGGCGGCACCGGACCTTCCAGCCCGATGAAATCGCCGAATTGCTTGCGGCATCCGGTTGGCACTTGGGGGCGGAATACGCCTTCCCCGCCGGTCCACCATCGCGGACCAGCCGGGGGTATCTTGCCCGCGCGATCTAG
- a CDS encoding endonuclease/exonuclease/phosphatase family protein, translating to MTARDISFASFNLLNLQTPGEAIYGDRDGWPQEVYDRKIEFTGDMLARLSADVVGIQELWAPEALKDAIEAAGLADDFVALTPPGHPGNRIVCAAVVRSDMVVGDPEWITDFPEEMVLKSSGDDPQQSDISVNLDSFSRPVMHLRVKPHDDTPAIEVFVCHFKSRRPHQVWRERDWYDRDVHGDHSTALGYALSTIRRTAEATALRVLITKIAKDSDTPVVVLGDMNDGKASNTLNILSEQPSYLSPLSRGGGGNALYTAQTIQEYRSTRDVYYTHVFKKQRESLDHILFSEQFYDNSKKRLWAFDEMVVENDHLNRDDHKESGTNDHGVVQVNFKWKPERG from the coding sequence ATGACTGCACGCGACATTTCTTTTGCGTCTTTTAACCTGCTCAATCTTCAAACGCCGGGCGAAGCCATTTACGGCGATAGAGATGGCTGGCCGCAAGAGGTCTATGACCGGAAGATCGAGTTCACCGGTGATATGCTGGCCCGCCTCTCGGCCGATGTTGTCGGTATCCAAGAGCTTTGGGCCCCCGAGGCACTGAAAGATGCCATTGAGGCGGCGGGGCTTGCGGATGATTTCGTGGCCCTGACGCCGCCGGGGCATCCGGGCAACCGCATTGTCTGCGCCGCCGTGGTCCGGAGCGATATGGTCGTGGGCGATCCGGAATGGATCACCGATTTTCCAGAAGAGATGGTTCTCAAATCCTCTGGTGATGATCCGCAACAATCCGACATCTCGGTCAATCTCGACAGCTTTTCGCGGCCTGTCATGCATCTGCGCGTCAAACCCCATGACGATACACCCGCGATTGAGGTGTTCGTCTGTCATTTCAAATCACGCCGCCCGCATCAGGTTTGGCGGGAGCGCGATTGGTATGATCGCGATGTGCATGGAGACCACAGCACCGCGCTTGGCTATGCGTTGTCCACCATCCGGCGGACGGCGGAGGCCACCGCGCTGAGAGTATTGATCACCAAGATTGCCAAAGACAGCGACACGCCCGTCGTGGTGCTGGGCGATATGAATGACGGCAAGGCGAGCAACACGCTGAACATCCTCAGTGAGCAGCCGTCTTATTTATCGCCTTTGTCGCGGGGCGGCGGCGGCAATGCGCTTTATACGGCGCAGACCATTCAAGAATACCGCTCAACCCGCGATGTCTATTACACGCATGTTTTCAAGAAGCAGCGGGAAAGTCTGGATCACATTCTGTTTTCGGAGCAGTTCTACGACAATTCGAAAAAGCGGCTTTGGGCCTTTGATGAAATGGTGGTCGAGAACGATCATCTGAACCGGGACGATCACAAAGAAAGCGGCACCAACGATCATGGCGTCGTTCAGGTCAATTTTAAATGGAAGCCGGAACGCGGCTAG
- the rpsD gene encoding 30S ribosomal protein S4 codes for MTKRTSAKYKIDRRMGENIWGRPKSPVNRREYGPGQHGQRRKGKLSDFGIQLRAKQKLKGYYGDLTEKQFRRIYAEAERVKGDTGENLIGLLERRLDAVVYRAKFVPTVFAARQFVNHGHVKVNGQKVNIPSYRVKEGDVIEVRDRSKQLAVVLEAVQLAERDVPDYIEADHSKMTATFTRTPGLGDVPYPVHMEPNLVVEYYAKN; via the coding sequence GTGACCAAACGCACGTCTGCCAAATACAAAATTGACCGCCGGATGGGTGAAAACATCTGGGGGCGTCCGAAATCCCCCGTCAACCGTCGCGAATACGGCCCCGGTCAGCACGGTCAGCGCCGCAAGGGCAAGCTGTCGGATTTCGGTATCCAGCTGCGCGCCAAGCAGAAGCTGAAAGGCTACTATGGCGACCTGACCGAGAAGCAGTTTCGCCGCATCTATGCCGAAGCTGAGCGGGTCAAAGGCGATACCGGTGAAAACCTGATCGGCCTGCTGGAACGCCGCCTGGACGCGGTTGTCTATCGCGCGAAATTCGTGCCGACCGTTTTCGCCGCACGCCAGTTCGTGAACCACGGCCATGTCAAGGTGAACGGCCAGAAGGTCAACATCCCCTCCTACCGTGTGAAAGAGGGTGACGTGATCGAAGTGCGCGATCGCTCCAAACAACTCGCCGTGGTGCTCGAAGCCGTGCAACTGGCCGAGCGCGATGTGCCGGATTACATCGAAGCCGACCACTCGAAAATGACCGCCACCTTCACCCGTACGCCGGGCCTGGGCGATGTGCCCTATCCGGTTCATATGGAGCCGAACCTGGTCGTGGAATATTACGCGAAGAACTGA
- a CDS encoding Hint domain-containing protein, producing MGTGFRGAFMISWAQTLVEGFPADQTHELAEGMSWSWSGRALPLEGDRAALLLGASRDHDELRRRAGLVVRKLLQTAPPTEAEEAAEEADPLFRGAFILSDGARFFTVVPVVPADGRVPILLFPEDMPPANRQLTIVQASQRILPPVSDVKPSVICFTPGTRLQTEDGEMAIEDLGPGDRILTRDDGPQEVIWSGHRRMSGARLFAMPDQRPIRMRVGALGIERPDEDLIVSPEHRVLVKGPAAMDLWGEPEVLVRAADLVGDRFITVDHSLRETFYVHLMLDRHQVIWANGLEVETFHPGFMGLDHLDQLQRDSLLEMRPELSQDPHIYGPAARRMVNRAEAAILMQANTGFGAPSRH from the coding sequence ATGGGCACGGGCTTTCGGGGCGCGTTCATGATTTCATGGGCGCAGACCTTGGTCGAAGGGTTCCCTGCGGATCAAACACACGAGCTGGCCGAGGGCATGAGTTGGTCTTGGAGCGGCAGAGCGTTGCCGCTTGAGGGGGACCGGGCGGCCCTTTTGCTGGGCGCAAGCCGCGACCATGACGAGCTGCGCAGGCGGGCAGGGCTCGTCGTGCGGAAGCTGCTGCAAACCGCACCACCGACCGAGGCCGAAGAAGCCGCAGAAGAGGCCGACCCGCTTTTTCGAGGGGCGTTTATCCTATCCGATGGGGCGCGGTTTTTTACGGTCGTTCCCGTGGTGCCGGCGGATGGACGTGTGCCCATTTTGCTATTTCCGGAGGATATGCCGCCAGCGAACCGCCAATTGACGATTGTCCAAGCCAGTCAGCGCATCTTGCCGCCGGTCTCGGATGTCAAACCCTCGGTGATTTGTTTCACCCCGGGCACGCGGCTTCAGACCGAAGACGGCGAGATGGCGATCGAAGATCTCGGACCTGGCGACAGAATTCTAACGCGCGATGACGGCCCGCAAGAGGTGATCTGGTCTGGTCACCGGCGGATGTCGGGCGCCCGGCTTTTTGCGATGCCGGATCAGCGTCCGATCCGTATGCGCGTGGGCGCACTTGGTATTGAGCGCCCGGATGAAGATTTGATCGTCTCGCCCGAGCACCGGGTTTTGGTCAAAGGCCCGGCCGCGATGGATCTCTGGGGCGAACCAGAGGTGCTGGTCCGTGCCGCCGATCTGGTGGGGGATCGGTTCATCACTGTGGATCATTCCTTGCGCGAAACCTTCTATGTGCATCTGATGCTCGACCGGCATCAGGTGATCTGGGCCAATGGGTTGGAGGTCGAGACCTTCCACCCGGGTTTCATGGGGTTGGATCATCTTGACCAACTACAGCGCGACAGCTTGTTGGAGATGCGGCCGGAACTATCTCAGGACCCGCATATCTATGGCCCCGCAGCGCGGCGTATGGTGAACCGGGCCGAAGCCGCGATTTTGATGCAGGCCAATACCGGCTTCGGCGCGCCATCTCGCCATTGA
- a CDS encoding lipid A-modifier LpxR family protein — translation MIRGIRFAGFTFIAVLLGLSPALAQGRETLGVARVFNNDWIGDGSDRWRTGSYSFSFIRGPEWQGQLSPRLGDVVEYRFRAEIVAPNNLGNPSPADRLYAGMLSAGAHLHFDWYGFDVAAGADIVVIGEQTGLRGVQSSIHDVLSLPQLNVESFQIDNGVFLHGTLEIARDIHFTGGAIRPFVELQAGVENMARAGVDLTFGGFGDGGLRVRDVVSGQRINGVNTLDDQGFSYLVGGDVAFVDSSELLPADRGYDVEDQRYRLRAGVNYGIGETNIFYGMTYLSEEFVGQPEGQVIGSLTVGWVF, via the coding sequence ATGATCCGAGGCATCCGCTTTGCGGGGTTTACCTTTATTGCTGTGCTTTTGGGACTCAGCCCGGCGCTTGCGCAGGGCCGAGAAACACTCGGCGTGGCGCGCGTTTTCAATAATGACTGGATTGGCGATGGCAGTGACCGTTGGCGCACCGGATCCTATTCATTTTCCTTCATTCGCGGGCCGGAATGGCAGGGCCAGCTGAGCCCGCGCTTGGGGGATGTCGTCGAGTATCGGTTCCGGGCTGAGATCGTGGCACCAAACAATCTGGGCAACCCAAGCCCGGCGGATCGGCTTTATGCAGGCATGCTAAGCGCAGGGGCGCATCTGCATTTCGATTGGTACGGATTTGATGTAGCCGCGGGTGCCGATATCGTCGTGATTGGGGAGCAAACCGGCCTACGTGGTGTGCAATCTTCGATCCATGATGTGCTCAGCTTGCCACAGCTGAATGTGGAGAGCTTCCAGATCGATAACGGCGTTTTTCTGCACGGGACGCTCGAGATCGCGCGCGATATTCACTTCACCGGCGGCGCGATCCGGCCCTTTGTTGAGTTGCAAGCGGGGGTCGAGAATATGGCGCGCGCAGGGGTCGATCTGACATTCGGCGGCTTTGGCGATGGTGGTCTTCGTGTGCGCGATGTTGTCTCAGGGCAGCGGATCAATGGCGTTAACACCTTGGATGATCAGGGTTTTTCCTATCTCGTCGGCGGTGACGTCGCCTTTGTCGATAGTTCCGAACTCCTGCCCGCCGACCGGGGATATGACGTGGAGGATCAGCGGTATCGCTTGCGCGCCGGGGTCAATTACGGGATTGGTGAGACAAATATCTTCTATGGCATGACATATCTGTCCGAAGAATTTGTTGGCCAGCCCGAGGGCCAAGTCATCGGATCGCTCACCGTCGGATGGGTGTTTTAG
- a CDS encoding adenosylcobalamin-dependent ribonucleoside-diphosphate reductase, whose product MSRFSAPIAEQIWDMKYRLKEADGTPIDQTVEDTWRRIARDLASVEADPAVWEERFYAALEDFKYLPAGRITAGAGTGRAVTLFNCFVMGTIPDSMGGIFDNLKEAALTMQQGGGIGYDFSTIRPKGADVKGVAADASGPLSFMDVWDAMCRTIMSAGSRRGAMMATMRCDHPDIEDFITAKSDPARLRMFNVSVLVTDPFMEAVKADASWDLIFDGKVYHTVEARDLWNKIMQSTYDYAEPGVIFIDRINAANNLNYVEKIAATNPCGEQPLPPYGACLLGSLNLARLVANPFETTAHLDEAALDDLVCVAIRMMDNVVDASRFPLEQQAQEAQAKRRIGLGVTGLADALLMLGLRYGSDDAAAQTEAWMQQIARAAYLASVDLAKEKGSFPLFDADGFLASGNMRHMDEDVRDAIRQHGIRNALLTSIAPTGTISLYAGNVSSGIEPVFAYSYTRKVLQRDGSRTEEEVEDYAVQLWREKFGDIDLPDHFVNAQTLPPGDHVKMQAAAQRWIDSSISKTINCPEDISFEDFKDVYMQAWDSGCKGCTTYRPNDVTGSVLSVGRANAPLNNLPEMESSSERLAWAFERSPYQTKAELAEAASVDATSLGRYLQGGEISKESARRLSEVLSVPAGWLLFGDLGVDRVIAADHDAPPSIPHGDVVYISEPLDRPQSLEGQTYKLRWPESSHAIYITINDIVQNGHRRPFEVFINSKNMEHFAWTVALTRMISAVFRRGGDISFVVEELKAVFDPRGGAWMNGKYVPSILAAIGGVIERHLISIGFIDGEGMGLKSDPQAEVMEVGSRPRGPVCSSCGSHEMRMIEGCLTCADCGYSKCG is encoded by the coding sequence ATGTCCCGCTTTTCCGCCCCAATTGCTGAACAAATCTGGGATATGAAGTACCGGCTGAAAGAGGCCGATGGCACCCCCATTGATCAGACCGTCGAGGATACTTGGCGCCGCATCGCGCGGGATTTGGCCTCCGTCGAGGCCGATCCTGCGGTTTGGGAAGAGCGGTTCTATGCCGCGCTGGAAGATTTCAAATATCTCCCCGCAGGCCGGATCACGGCGGGCGCAGGGACGGGCCGGGCGGTGACACTCTTCAATTGCTTCGTCATGGGCACGATCCCTGACAGCATGGGGGGGATTTTCGACAACCTGAAAGAGGCCGCCTTGACCATGCAGCAAGGCGGCGGCATCGGGTATGACTTCTCCACAATCCGACCGAAAGGCGCGGATGTGAAAGGGGTCGCTGCCGATGCATCGGGCCCGCTCAGTTTCATGGATGTGTGGGACGCGATGTGCCGCACGATCATGTCGGCGGGCTCCCGGCGTGGCGCGATGATGGCGACGATGCGCTGCGATCATCCCGATATCGAGGATTTCATCACCGCGAAATCTGACCCGGCGCGGCTCCGGATGTTCAATGTGAGCGTGCTGGTGACAGACCCATTTATGGAGGCGGTCAAGGCCGACGCGTCCTGGGACTTGATCTTCGACGGCAAGGTTTACCACACGGTCGAGGCGCGTGATCTGTGGAACAAGATCATGCAGTCGACCTATGATTATGCCGAGCCGGGCGTGATCTTTATCGACCGGATCAACGCGGCCAACAACTTGAACTATGTCGAAAAAATCGCGGCAACCAACCCCTGCGGGGAGCAGCCTTTGCCCCCCTATGGTGCGTGCCTTTTAGGGTCTTTGAACCTTGCCCGCCTTGTGGCGAACCCGTTTGAGACGACGGCGCATCTGGACGAAGCGGCGCTGGATGATCTGGTGTGCGTGGCGATCCGGATGATGGACAATGTGGTCGATGCCAGCCGCTTCCCGCTCGAACAGCAAGCGCAGGAGGCGCAGGCCAAGCGCCGGATCGGGTTGGGCGTGACAGGCCTTGCCGATGCCCTGTTGATGTTGGGCTTGCGCTATGGCTCCGATGATGCCGCCGCGCAAACCGAAGCGTGGATGCAGCAGATCGCCCGCGCGGCCTATCTCGCCTCCGTCGATCTGGCGAAGGAGAAAGGCAGTTTCCCACTCTTTGACGCCGATGGCTTCCTGGCCTCCGGCAATATGAGGCATATGGACGAGGATGTGCGCGACGCGATCCGGCAGCATGGCATCCGCAACGCGCTTCTGACCTCCATCGCGCCGACCGGCACCATTTCGCTTTATGCTGGCAATGTGTCCTCCGGCATCGAACCGGTTTTTGCCTATAGCTACACCCGCAAAGTGCTGCAGCGCGATGGCTCGCGCACCGAAGAAGAGGTGGAGGATTACGCGGTCCAGCTTTGGCGCGAAAAATTCGGTGATATCGACCTGCCGGATCATTTCGTGAATGCGCAAACTTTGCCGCCGGGCGATCATGTGAAGATGCAGGCCGCAGCGCAGCGCTGGATCGACAGCTCGATTTCGAAGACGATCAACTGCCCCGAGGATATCAGCTTCGAGGATTTTAAAGACGTCTATATGCAAGCTTGGGACAGCGGTTGTAAGGGCTGCACCACCTACCGGCCCAATGATGTGACGGGGTCTGTTTTGAGTGTTGGCAGAGCAAACGCCCCACTGAATAACTTGCCGGAGATGGAGAGTTCTTCAGAACGTTTGGCTTGGGCGTTCGAGCGATCACCATATCAAACGAAGGCAGAGTTGGCGGAGGCAGCATCTGTCGATGCCACGTCGCTTGGTCGGTATCTGCAAGGAGGCGAGATATCGAAAGAGAGTGCCCGGAGGCTGTCTGAAGTCTTAAGTGTTCCAGCCGGTTGGTTGCTGTTTGGTGACTTGGGCGTAGATAGAGTGATTGCTGCGGATCATGATGCCCCGCCGTCCATTCCGCACGGCGATGTCGTTTACATCTCCGAACCGCTGGACCGCCCGCAATCGCTGGAAGGGCAGACCTACAAGCTGCGTTGGCCCGAAAGCAGCCATGCGATTTACATCACGATCAACGACATTGTGCAGAACGGCCACCGTCGCCCGTTCGAGGTCTTCATCAACTCCAAGAATATGGAGCATTTCGCTTGGACCGTGGCGCTGACCCGGATGATCTCGGCGGTGTTCCGGCGTGGCGGCGACATTTCTTTTGTCGTCGAAGAGTTGAAAGCGGTGTTCGACCCGCGCGGCGGCGCCTGGATGAACGGCAAATACGTGCCCTCTATACTGGCGGCGATTGGTGGCGTGATTGAGCGGCACTTGATTTCCATCGGGTTCATCGATGGCGAGGGGATGGGGCTGAAATCCGACCCTCAGGCTGAGGTGATGGAGGTCGGCTCCCGCCCACGCGGGCCGGTCTGTTCCTCATGTGGCAGCCATGAAATGCGGATGATCGAGGGCTGCCTGACTTGTGCAGATTGCGGATATTCTAAATGCGGCTAG